A section of the Streptomyces sp. NBC_00178 genome encodes:
- a CDS encoding ROK family transcriptional regulator encodes MAGNQASAGHLLQLIRSGEATTRGELQQATGLSRSTVGHRLDQLFGAGWLRGATGTSTGGRPSARLEFDPAHAVVLVADLETRHARVAVLDLSGTVLAEHTGTLVIADGPDRALDQLARWFGPLLAEAAVGPERVCGIGLSVPGPVDWETAQIVQPPIMPGWDRFPVRERLRDAWTEHVGPMPAAGPLPVFVDNDANLMALAEQRAGHPDCSAFVLVKASTGIGAGVVVGGEVYRGIDGGAGDIGHIRLHDRPDALCMCGSYGCLAAVASGRSIAGQLTAAGVPTASGSDVRDHLAAGQPDAVRLAREAGQRVGEVLVTVVTLLNPGVLMLSGDLASTPFLTGVRELIYQRAMPRTTAHLQVVTSELGDRAALTGAARMVIDHLYAPDRADARLAALAGAGA; translated from the coding sequence ATGGCAGGAAACCAGGCCAGCGCGGGGCATCTGCTCCAGCTGATCCGCAGTGGCGAGGCGACCACGCGCGGAGAACTCCAGCAGGCGACGGGCCTCTCACGCTCGACGGTGGGACACCGGCTCGACCAGCTCTTCGGAGCGGGGTGGCTGCGAGGCGCCACCGGCACCTCCACCGGCGGGCGGCCCTCCGCCCGGCTGGAGTTCGACCCCGCGCACGCCGTGGTGCTCGTCGCCGACCTGGAGACCCGGCACGCCCGGGTCGCCGTGCTGGACCTCTCGGGCACCGTCCTCGCCGAGCACACCGGCACCCTCGTCATCGCGGACGGCCCCGACCGGGCACTGGACCAACTCGCCCGCTGGTTCGGCCCGCTGCTTGCCGAGGCCGCCGTCGGACCCGAACGGGTCTGCGGCATCGGGCTCTCCGTGCCGGGGCCGGTCGACTGGGAGACCGCCCAGATCGTGCAGCCGCCGATCATGCCCGGCTGGGACCGGTTCCCCGTGCGCGAGCGCCTGCGCGACGCCTGGACCGAGCACGTCGGCCCGATGCCGGCCGCCGGCCCGCTGCCGGTGTTCGTCGACAACGACGCCAACCTGATGGCGCTGGCCGAACAGCGCGCGGGGCACCCGGACTGCAGTGCCTTCGTCCTCGTCAAGGCGTCGACCGGTATCGGTGCCGGAGTCGTCGTGGGCGGCGAGGTCTACCGGGGCATCGACGGCGGAGCCGGCGACATCGGCCACATCCGGCTGCACGACCGCCCCGACGCCCTCTGCATGTGCGGTTCCTACGGCTGCCTCGCGGCGGTCGCCAGCGGCCGGTCCATCGCCGGTCAGCTCACCGCGGCGGGCGTGCCCACCGCTTCGGGGTCCGATGTGCGCGACCACCTCGCCGCGGGCCAGCCCGACGCGGTCCGGCTCGCACGCGAGGCGGGACAGCGCGTCGGCGAGGTGCTGGTCACCGTCGTCACCCTGCTCAACCCCGGGGTGCTGATGCTGAGCGGAGACCTGGCGAGCACCCCGTTCCTCACCGGCGTACGCGAACTCATCTACCAGCGGGCCATGCCGCGCACCACCGCCCATCTGCAGGTCGTCACCTCGGAACTGGGCGACCGGGCGGCGCTCACCGGGGCCGCCCGCATGGTCATCGACCACCTCTACGCCCCCGACCGGGCCGACGCCCGGCTCGCGGCCCTCGCCGGGGCCGGTGCCTGA
- a CDS encoding carbohydrate ABC transporter permease: MTRAQFENRFFGVLRWVVIVFLAAITIVPFYYMLLLSVKPIDSLLLDPGNLWVSAKDFTFDTYESVLKSTSDGGQGFLGMLLNSALVAIATVLLTLAAAVPGAYAVSRLKFFGSRQVSALFLAVYMFPATLLAVPLFVMFAKMGLSGSLVGLAIVYIAQTVPVSIYMLKNYFVTIPFSIEEAAAIDGASRLQTVRKIILPLALPTLMATGLYVFMIAWNEFLFALLFLAADPDRWTVSLGLQQLANGIEVSKTVLMAGSVVLTIPVVLLFFSAERLLTEGLTSGADKS, from the coding sequence CTGACCCGCGCGCAGTTCGAGAACCGGTTCTTCGGTGTGCTGCGCTGGGTGGTGATCGTCTTCCTCGCGGCGATCACGATCGTGCCCTTCTACTACATGCTCCTGCTGTCGGTGAAGCCCATCGACTCCCTGCTCCTGGACCCGGGCAACCTCTGGGTGTCGGCGAAGGACTTCACCTTCGACACCTACGAGAGCGTCCTCAAGTCCACCTCCGACGGCGGCCAGGGCTTCCTGGGGATGCTGCTCAACTCGGCGCTCGTGGCGATCGCGACCGTCCTCCTGACCCTCGCGGCGGCCGTGCCCGGCGCCTACGCCGTCAGCCGCCTGAAGTTCTTCGGCAGCCGGCAGGTCAGCGCGCTCTTCCTCGCCGTGTACATGTTCCCGGCGACGCTGCTTGCCGTGCCGCTCTTCGTGATGTTCGCCAAGATGGGCCTGTCCGGAAGCCTCGTGGGACTCGCCATCGTCTACATCGCGCAGACCGTGCCCGTCTCCATCTACATGCTGAAGAACTACTTCGTCACCATCCCGTTCAGCATCGAGGAGGCGGCGGCGATCGACGGCGCGTCACGGCTGCAGACCGTACGCAAGATCATCCTTCCGCTCGCGCTCCCCACGCTCATGGCCACCGGACTGTACGTCTTCATGATCGCCTGGAACGAGTTCCTGTTCGCCCTCCTCTTCCTCGCGGCCGACCCCGACCGGTGGACGGTCTCCCTCGGCCTGCAACAACTGGCCAACGGCATCGAGGTGTCGAAGACCGTACTGATGGCCGGGTCGGTCGTCCTGACCATCCCTGTGGTACTCCTGTTCTTCTCCGCCGAACGGCTCCTCACCGAGGGCCTGACCAGCGGTGCGGACAAGAGCTGA
- a CDS encoding Gfo/Idh/MocA family protein: MSSTTPLTPTWSHEPVRVGLVGAGPWARTMHARMLATGPETVLAGVWARRPEAAAEVAEPYGAPVAASFEELLDTCEAVAFAVPPAVQAALAPRAAAAGRALLLEKPLGADLDSARAVADAVAEHGVISQLVLTKRYHPVTRAFLAEAATREVTGARSCYLHGAFLGGEFATSWRLEHGALLDLGPHLLDILDTAVAPIVSVRAAGDPRRWVELTCEHENGAVSQASLSGSVRLPQARTRVELFGAGEELVYDTAGIDHEECWPVLRREFATAVRTGAGTGIDAAHGLRIQRLLDQAARSAD, translated from the coding sequence ATGTCCAGCACCACCCCCCTCACGCCCACCTGGTCCCACGAGCCCGTCCGCGTCGGTCTCGTGGGCGCCGGCCCCTGGGCGCGCACCATGCACGCCCGCATGCTCGCGACCGGCCCCGAGACGGTGCTGGCGGGGGTCTGGGCGCGTCGCCCGGAGGCCGCCGCCGAGGTCGCCGAGCCCTACGGAGCCCCGGTGGCCGCCTCCTTCGAGGAACTCCTCGACACCTGCGAGGCCGTGGCGTTCGCGGTGCCGCCCGCCGTGCAGGCCGCCCTCGCCCCGCGTGCGGCCGCCGCGGGCCGTGCCCTGCTGCTGGAGAAGCCGCTGGGCGCCGACCTCGACTCCGCGCGCGCCGTGGCGGACGCCGTCGCCGAGCACGGGGTGATCTCCCAGCTCGTCCTCACGAAGCGGTACCACCCCGTCACCCGCGCCTTCCTCGCCGAGGCGGCCACCCGCGAGGTGACCGGCGCCCGCTCCTGCTATCTGCACGGGGCCTTCCTCGGCGGGGAGTTCGCCACCTCCTGGCGGCTGGAGCACGGCGCCCTGCTCGACCTCGGCCCGCATCTCCTGGACATCCTCGACACCGCGGTCGCGCCCATCGTCTCCGTCCGCGCCGCGGGAGACCCGCGCCGCTGGGTCGAGCTCACCTGCGAACACGAGAACGGCGCGGTCAGCCAGGCGTCCCTGTCCGGCAGCGTGCGGCTACCCCAGGCCCGGACCCGCGTCGAACTCTTCGGCGCCGGAGAGGAACTGGTCTACGACACCGCCGGCATCGACCACGAGGAGTGCTGGCCGGTGCTCCGCCGGGAGTTCGCCACCGCCGTACGGACCGGGGCCGGAACCGGTATCGACGCGGCCCACGGACTGCGCATCCAGCGTCTGCTCGACCAGGCCGCGCGGAGCGCCGACTGA
- a CDS encoding ABC transporter substrate-binding protein, which produces MVMKTRRSKATLLGLAGTLAAGLLAGCSGSTGAERPDNRITVWSQENLPPRMAATQKVVDRFEKETGVKVDLVGVDETQLPQLIMSAAAAGKLPDVIGAVPMGQVWQMYGNGLLNTEVADQVVKDLHPETFNSNALSLTADGGTRLGVPSDAWLQILVYRKDLFAKAGLDAPDSYASALKAAAKLDKGGRDGISLASDPSDVFTQQSFEDLALANGCELVDEAGEPALDSPACRNAFTAYNDLARKHGAPGSQTVDTTRATYFAGKSSMAVWSSFLLDEMAGLRDDALPSCSDCKKDPKFLARNTGIVTSLKGPDGKEPAQFGEITSWAVTRTAETGASRKFIEYMMGKGYADWFGMAPEGKIPVRTGTPEKPGSFQQAWRGSVMGVDHRESMQKAYPPALLDRLVTGVGDMKRWGLTQGQGTLVGATNGELPVAKAIGAMTSGQISPEQAAKEANDEVSALQKSLQ; this is translated from the coding sequence ATGGTGATGAAGACCCGACGGTCGAAGGCGACCCTGCTCGGGCTCGCCGGGACCCTGGCTGCAGGTCTGCTGGCAGGCTGCTCCGGCAGCACAGGTGCCGAGCGGCCCGACAACAGGATCACGGTGTGGTCCCAGGAGAACCTGCCGCCGCGGATGGCCGCGACCCAGAAGGTCGTCGACCGGTTCGAGAAGGAGACGGGCGTCAAGGTCGACCTCGTCGGTGTGGACGAGACCCAGCTGCCGCAGCTGATCATGTCCGCGGCCGCTGCCGGCAAGCTCCCCGACGTCATCGGGGCCGTCCCGATGGGCCAGGTCTGGCAGATGTACGGCAACGGCCTGCTCAACACCGAGGTCGCCGACCAGGTGGTCAAGGACCTTCACCCGGAGACGTTCAACAGCAACGCGCTCTCACTCACCGCCGACGGCGGCACCCGGCTCGGGGTCCCCTCCGACGCGTGGCTCCAGATCCTCGTGTACCGCAAGGACCTCTTCGCCAAGGCCGGACTCGACGCACCCGACAGCTACGCGAGCGCCCTCAAGGCGGCCGCGAAGCTCGACAAGGGCGGCCGCGACGGCATCTCCCTGGCCTCCGACCCCTCGGACGTCTTCACCCAGCAGAGCTTCGAGGACCTCGCCCTCGCCAACGGCTGCGAGCTGGTGGACGAGGCCGGCGAGCCCGCCCTCGACTCCCCGGCGTGCCGCAACGCCTTCACCGCGTACAACGACCTCGCGCGCAAGCACGGCGCGCCCGGCAGCCAGACCGTGGACACCACCCGCGCCACCTACTTCGCCGGGAAGTCGTCCATGGCCGTCTGGTCGTCGTTCCTCCTGGACGAGATGGCCGGTCTGCGCGACGACGCGCTGCCCAGCTGCTCCGACTGCAAGAAGGACCCGAAGTTCCTGGCCCGCAACACCGGGATCGTGACCTCCCTCAAGGGCCCCGACGGCAAGGAGCCCGCCCAGTTCGGCGAGATCACGTCGTGGGCCGTCACCAGGACCGCGGAGACCGGCGCGTCCCGGAAGTTCATCGAATACATGATGGGCAAGGGGTACGCCGACTGGTTCGGCATGGCCCCCGAGGGCAAGATCCCCGTCCGCACCGGCACCCCGGAGAAGCCCGGCTCCTTCCAGCAGGCGTGGCGCGGCAGCGTCATGGGAGTCGACCACCGCGAGTCCATGCAGAAGGCCTACCCCCCGGCCCTCCTGGACCGGCTCGTCACCGGTGTCGGCGACATGAAGCGCTGGGGCCTCACCCAGGGGCAGGGCACCCTCGTCGGCGCCACCAACGGCGAGCTCCCCGTCGCCAAGGCCATCGGCGCGATGACCAGCGGTCAGATCTCGCCCGAGCAGGCCGCCAAGGAGGCCAACGACGAAGTGTCCGCCCTCCAGAAGTCCCTCCAGTAG
- a CDS encoding carbohydrate ABC transporter permease, with product MSSITSGAKKRRVPPQSSSRRENRSGLAFVTPTFLVVLVVVILPILWTVLLAFQNAKLVDIQQNGLFGRWTLDNFSQVFGSPGFWSSLGTTLLYTVGATAGSVVLGLIAALALRRPFRGRGILRAAMLLPYVAPVVAVSFVWEVALSPQYGIVNEWGRKLFGWDDPIAFLSTRSYEVGVLGVHFHIPLALLTVIAFETWRYFPFAFLFMLARLQAVPAGLEEAAEVDGATISQRFRHILLPQLMPVIALLSVLRFILTFNKFDDIYLLTGGGSGTDVVAVRVYDFLTSRFDVGAASAQALVLAVVLMVLLGVYFKFFGKKVQEESA from the coding sequence ATGAGCTCCATAACGAGCGGTGCGAAGAAGCGCCGCGTCCCACCGCAGAGCAGCAGCCGGCGCGAGAACCGGTCAGGTCTCGCCTTCGTCACGCCCACCTTCCTGGTGGTCCTGGTCGTGGTGATCCTGCCGATCCTGTGGACCGTCCTGCTCGCCTTCCAGAACGCCAAACTCGTCGACATCCAGCAGAACGGCCTCTTCGGCCGCTGGACCCTCGACAACTTCTCGCAGGTCTTCGGTTCGCCCGGGTTCTGGAGCAGCCTCGGCACCACGCTCCTCTACACCGTCGGCGCCACCGCGGGATCCGTGGTCCTCGGCCTGATCGCCGCCCTCGCGCTGCGCAGGCCCTTCCGCGGACGCGGAATCCTGCGCGCCGCGATGCTCCTGCCGTACGTCGCCCCCGTGGTCGCGGTCTCGTTCGTCTGGGAGGTCGCGCTCAGCCCGCAGTACGGCATCGTCAACGAGTGGGGCCGCAAGCTCTTCGGGTGGGACGACCCGATCGCGTTCCTGTCGACCCGGTCCTACGAAGTGGGCGTGCTCGGCGTCCACTTCCACATCCCGCTCGCGCTGCTCACCGTGATCGCCTTCGAGACCTGGCGCTACTTCCCCTTCGCCTTCCTCTTCATGCTGGCCCGCCTCCAGGCGGTACCGGCGGGACTGGAGGAGGCAGCCGAGGTCGACGGCGCCACGATCTCCCAGCGCTTCCGGCACATCCTGCTGCCGCAGCTGATGCCCGTCATCGCCCTGCTGTCCGTCCTGCGCTTCATCCTGACGTTCAACAAGTTCGACGACATCTACCTGCTCACCGGCGGCGGCTCGGGCACGGACGTCGTGGCCGTCCGCGTCTACGACTTCCTCACCTCGCGCTTCGACGTCGGCGCCGCGTCCGCTCAGGCCCTCGTCCTCGCGGTCGTGCTCATGGTCCTCCTGGGCGTCTATTTCAAGTTCTTCGGCAAGAAGGTCCAGGAGGAATCGGCATGA
- a CDS encoding sugar phosphate isomerase/epimerase family protein: MLKTACQEQLLPGDTLQEKWAFAQDAGFDAVELRSKGDFHFRDRLPELKQALADGVVMPTVCVDMLHFFAAFDDDLRRDALEQMKSQLSVAAEIGALGVQTPASYGMFSRRLPPFEPPRTEEQDREVLLAGLTELGEHARREGVSLYLEPLNRYEDHMVNRLEQAVDLIRTVGLDSVRIGIDSYHMNIEETDPSAAILAAAPYIGHAQVSDSNRFQPGAGHLDWPAWIGALHSIGYDGYLAAECRLTGDPVAAVRSIPAFLRRSGA, from the coding sequence ATGCTGAAAACCGCCTGCCAGGAACAGCTCCTTCCCGGCGACACGCTCCAGGAGAAGTGGGCCTTCGCCCAGGACGCCGGCTTCGACGCCGTCGAGCTGCGGTCCAAGGGCGACTTCCACTTCCGCGACCGGCTGCCCGAGCTGAAGCAGGCCCTCGCCGACGGCGTCGTCATGCCGACCGTCTGCGTCGACATGCTCCACTTCTTCGCCGCGTTCGACGACGATCTGCGCCGGGACGCCCTGGAGCAGATGAAGTCGCAGCTCAGCGTCGCGGCCGAGATCGGGGCCCTGGGTGTGCAGACCCCCGCCTCGTACGGGATGTTCTCGCGCCGGCTGCCGCCCTTCGAGCCGCCGCGCACCGAGGAGCAGGACCGCGAGGTGCTGCTGGCCGGTCTCACCGAGCTGGGCGAGCACGCGCGCCGCGAAGGCGTGAGCCTCTACCTGGAGCCGCTCAACCGCTACGAGGACCACATGGTCAACCGGCTGGAGCAGGCCGTCGACCTGATCCGCACGGTGGGCCTGGACTCGGTCCGCATCGGCATCGACAGCTACCACATGAACATCGAGGAGACCGACCCGTCGGCCGCCATCCTCGCGGCCGCCCCGTACATCGGCCACGCCCAGGTCAGCGACTCGAACCGGTTCCAGCCGGGCGCCGGCCACCTGGACTGGCCGGCCTGGATCGGCGCGCTGCACAGCATCGGCTACGACGGCTACCTCGCCGCCGAGTGCCGGCTGACCGGCGACCCCGTCGCGGCCGTCCGCTCCATCCCCGCGTTCCTGCGGAGGTCCGGCGCGTGA
- a CDS encoding MGH1-like glycoside hydrolase domain-containing protein translates to MTSLLETPVPAVADDLTLRHGAARVLLANWTGGSTVPSRGLYPHQWSWDSAFIAIGLRHLSVRRAQRELESLLGAQWSDGRVPHIVFNASVPLDAYFPSPDFWRSSADGAAAGAPAGTETSGIVQPPVHALAAWLVHLSDPETSRSRGFLPRVYERLVAWHDYLTGSRDLGGGGLAAMVHPWEPGMDNSPCWDGPLQRVEPAAPGSYRRADLDHGQASERPTDLDYGRYVRLAADYRDSGYADVRGSHSFAVEDPCVNALLIVSEHALARIAAETGADPAPHEARAARLTAALVERLWSPADGMFLCRDLVGGELIAERSVAGLVPLIVPGLPQDIVDALLVTAEGRGFRLGEVPMAPSYDFEGHAFDPSRYWRGPAWFNTNWLLERGLRLYGRTRAADALRGAMLGAAGGSSFAEYVDPVTAEARGTRAFGWTAALTLDLLAASGPADDGASLSPSNGARS, encoded by the coding sequence GTGACGTCGCTGCTCGAAACCCCCGTGCCCGCCGTCGCCGATGACCTGACACTTCGGCACGGCGCGGCACGGGTACTCCTCGCCAACTGGACCGGCGGTTCGACCGTCCCGTCGCGGGGCCTGTACCCGCACCAGTGGAGCTGGGACTCGGCCTTCATCGCGATCGGGCTGCGCCACCTGTCCGTGCGCCGCGCCCAGCGCGAACTGGAGAGCCTGCTCGGTGCCCAGTGGTCCGACGGGCGCGTGCCGCACATCGTGTTCAACGCCTCCGTCCCCCTCGACGCCTACTTCCCCAGTCCGGACTTCTGGCGTTCGTCGGCCGACGGCGCCGCGGCGGGCGCGCCCGCCGGGACCGAGACGTCGGGCATCGTGCAGCCGCCGGTGCACGCGCTCGCCGCGTGGCTGGTCCACCTGTCGGACCCGGAGACCTCGCGCAGCCGCGGCTTCCTGCCCCGGGTGTACGAGCGGCTCGTGGCCTGGCACGACTACCTCACCGGGTCCCGCGACCTCGGCGGCGGCGGGCTGGCCGCCATGGTGCACCCGTGGGAGCCGGGCATGGACAACAGCCCCTGCTGGGACGGGCCGCTGCAACGCGTCGAGCCCGCGGCCCCGGGCTCGTACCGGCGTGCGGACCTCGACCACGGCCAGGCCTCCGAGCGTCCCACCGACCTGGACTACGGGCGCTACGTACGCCTGGCGGCCGACTACCGCGACAGCGGCTACGCCGATGTGCGGGGCTCGCACTCCTTCGCCGTCGAGGACCCGTGCGTCAACGCGCTCCTGATCGTCTCGGAGCACGCGCTCGCCCGGATCGCCGCGGAGACGGGGGCGGACCCCGCCCCCCACGAGGCGCGCGCCGCGCGCCTCACGGCCGCGCTGGTGGAGCGCCTCTGGTCGCCCGCCGACGGCATGTTCCTCTGCCGGGACCTGGTCGGCGGCGAGCTGATCGCCGAACGCAGCGTCGCCGGGCTCGTCCCGCTGATCGTCCCCGGGCTCCCCCAGGACATCGTGGACGCCCTGCTCGTCACGGCGGAGGGCCGGGGCTTCCGTCTCGGCGAGGTCCCGATGGCACCTTCGTACGACTTCGAGGGGCACGCCTTCGACCCCTCCCGCTACTGGCGCGGACCCGCCTGGTTCAACACCAACTGGCTGCTGGAGCGCGGTCTGCGGCTGTACGGGCGGACCCGGGCGGCCGACGCGCTGCGCGGGGCCATGCTCGGCGCGGCGGGCGGCAGCTCCTTCGCGGAGTACGTGGACCCGGTCACCGCGGAGGCGCGCGGGACGCGTGCGTTCGGCTGGACGGCGGCCCTCACCCTCGACCTGCTCGCCGCGTCCGGACCGGCGGACGACGGAGCCTCCCTCTCCCCGTCGAACGGAGCACGCTCGTGA
- a CDS encoding zinc-dependent alcohol dehydrogenase, which translates to MERVVQFTGPRQVEVAEHESAPLPVGHLRVRTRYSGISAGTELTAYRGTNPYLTRTWDAEARIFRDGAAGIEYPVAGWGYSEVGEVTEVSPELVGTPGMPVTGDLVWGIWGHRSEGIVPAERMVGHTLPKGLEPLAGAFARVGAIAYNAILAADIHLGEDVAVFGQGVIGLLTTRLAQLNGARVTAVDALDGRLATAREYGARSTLNARADSVAESIRAATGGAGADVAIEISGVYPALHEAIRSVTVGGRVVASGFYQGDGAGLRLGDEFHHNRVQLICSQIGGVPPQLAGRWTVERLQQTFLSLVAEGLVDVKSLVSHVVPVADAADAYVLLDETPADALQVVLEF; encoded by the coding sequence GTGGAACGCGTCGTCCAGTTCACCGGCCCCCGCCAGGTCGAAGTCGCCGAGCACGAGAGCGCTCCGCTTCCCGTGGGGCACCTGCGAGTCCGCACTCGCTATTCGGGCATTTCCGCAGGAACCGAACTCACCGCCTATAGGGGTACGAACCCGTATCTGACGCGCACTTGGGACGCCGAGGCCAGGATCTTCCGGGACGGCGCGGCCGGCATCGAGTACCCGGTCGCCGGCTGGGGCTACTCGGAGGTCGGCGAGGTCACCGAGGTCTCACCCGAACTGGTCGGCACCCCGGGGATGCCGGTCACCGGCGATCTGGTCTGGGGCATCTGGGGCCACCGCAGCGAGGGCATCGTCCCGGCCGAGCGCATGGTCGGCCACACCCTGCCCAAGGGTCTGGAGCCGCTCGCGGGGGCCTTCGCCCGCGTCGGCGCCATCGCGTACAACGCGATCCTCGCCGCCGACATCCACCTCGGCGAGGACGTGGCCGTCTTCGGCCAGGGCGTCATCGGCCTGCTGACCACGCGCCTCGCCCAGCTCAACGGCGCACGCGTCACCGCGGTCGACGCCTTGGACGGCCGGCTGGCGACGGCCCGGGAGTACGGTGCCCGCAGCACCCTGAACGCCCGCGCCGACAGCGTCGCCGAGAGCATCCGCGCAGCCACCGGCGGGGCCGGGGCCGACGTCGCCATCGAGATCAGCGGTGTCTACCCCGCGCTGCACGAGGCCATCCGCTCCGTCACCGTCGGCGGCCGTGTCGTCGCCTCCGGGTTCTACCAGGGCGACGGCGCCGGCCTGCGGCTCGGCGACGAGTTCCACCACAACCGGGTCCAGCTGATCTGCTCCCAGATCGGCGGAGTGCCCCCGCAGCTCGCCGGGCGCTGGACCGTCGAGCGGCTCCAGCAGACCTTCCTCTCGCTGGTCGCCGAGGGCCTGGTGGACGTGAAGTCCCTGGTCAGCCACGTCGTCCCGGTGGCCGATGCGGCCGACGCCTACGTGCTGCTCGACGAGACCCCCGCCGACGCCCTCCAGGTCGTGCTGGAGTTCTGA
- a CDS encoding sugar-binding protein has translation MSTVRRRTVLSTALTAAVTSAGLLPAAAEARRTPPPGTEPAHHDVLFVGAHPDDELLSFCALGQWRERYGWETGVVTVTRGEGGGNAVGPEEGPELGLIREAEEREATALAGIRNIFYLDKPDFWYTLSAPLTARIWDEPDTLERIVRLIRETTPHTVVTMDPRPFDQHGGHQLSARLAVEAFRLAGDRHAFPRQLAHEGLNVWQPRRLLAQNNRFDGLLGEAAAAQHRTDPDSGLPVVGFWSGHRSRRHGTTWAQARLSAARHYRTQGWGTLPPEAPSDPEMLNSEWFTVLADRGRPVRRPVHRQTGLLPLYAEFRGWAHKAGMPWLANNVQPPYPARPTTTVPAVATAPVLNGLEGNGEYPGPELALRYWQGETPTAADCSATAKLSRHDDDLYVLVRVTDERAGAPLDRDDVKRHWRADSVEIALDPRGDADDTSVTFKTGIVPLTADGEGPEAGRDADNHQGPASMTAPGMRVVSTVTEPYRGYTVEVRIPLGELPAAADPERFALNVLVYDSDTDDRTGQTRLAWAPYGSAQADPYVWGTARLEGYTPPADRPSTPARPRIPADAARSEDSPAALAQARRTGVPIAGGPRVIRG, from the coding sequence ATGAGCACCGTTCGCCGCAGAACCGTCCTGTCGACCGCGCTGACCGCCGCCGTCACCTCGGCGGGGCTGCTGCCGGCCGCCGCCGAAGCCCGCCGGACACCTCCCCCCGGCACCGAACCCGCCCACCACGACGTCCTCTTCGTGGGCGCCCACCCCGACGACGAACTGCTCAGCTTCTGCGCACTGGGACAGTGGCGCGAGCGGTACGGATGGGAGACGGGCGTGGTCACCGTGACCCGCGGCGAGGGCGGCGGAAACGCGGTGGGCCCGGAGGAGGGGCCGGAACTCGGCCTGATCCGGGAGGCCGAGGAACGCGAGGCCACCGCCCTGGCCGGCATCCGTAACATCTTCTACCTCGACAAGCCGGACTTCTGGTACACCCTGTCGGCACCGCTGACCGCCCGGATCTGGGACGAGCCGGACACCCTCGAGCGCATCGTGCGGCTGATCCGGGAGACCACACCTCACACGGTGGTCACCATGGACCCCAGGCCGTTCGACCAGCACGGCGGACACCAGTTGTCGGCGAGGCTCGCGGTCGAGGCCTTCCGGCTGGCCGGCGACCGGCACGCGTTCCCCCGGCAACTCGCCCACGAAGGGCTGAACGTCTGGCAGCCCCGGCGGCTGCTGGCCCAGAACAACCGCTTCGACGGTCTCCTCGGCGAAGCGGCGGCCGCGCAGCACCGGACCGATCCGGACTCAGGGCTCCCCGTCGTCGGCTTCTGGTCGGGTCACCGCTCCCGGCGGCACGGTACGACCTGGGCGCAGGCCAGACTCAGCGCCGCCCGGCACTACCGCACCCAGGGATGGGGGACCCTCCCGCCCGAGGCCCCGTCGGATCCGGAGATGCTGAACTCGGAGTGGTTCACCGTGCTGGCGGACCGCGGGCGCCCCGTCCGCAGGCCCGTGCACCGGCAGACCGGACTCCTCCCGCTGTACGCGGAGTTCCGCGGCTGGGCGCACAAGGCCGGCATGCCGTGGCTGGCGAACAACGTGCAGCCCCCGTATCCGGCGCGCCCGACGACCACCGTTCCGGCGGTGGCCACCGCACCCGTACTGAACGGCCTCGAGGGGAACGGCGAGTACCCGGGCCCCGAACTGGCCCTGCGGTACTGGCAGGGCGAGACGCCGACCGCCGCCGACTGCTCGGCGACCGCCAAGCTGTCCCGGCACGACGACGACCTGTACGTCCTCGTCCGCGTCACCGACGAACGGGCCGGGGCGCCTCTTGACCGGGACGACGTCAAGCGGCACTGGCGCGCCGACTCCGTCGAGATCGCCCTCGACCCCCGGGGCGACGCGGACGACACGTCCGTGACGTTCAAGACCGGCATCGTGCCGCTCACGGCGGACGGCGAGGGCCCCGAGGCGGGGCGCGACGCCGACAACCACCAGGGCCCGGCCTCCATGACCGCTCCCGGCATGCGGGTCGTCAGCACGGTCACCGAGCCCTACCGGGGCTACACCGTCGAGGTGAGGATTCCCCTGGGCGAGCTTCCGGCGGCCGCAGATCCCGAGCGCTTCGCGCTGAACGTGCTGGTGTACGACTCGGACACCGATGACCGGACGGGGCAGACGCGGCTGGCCTGGGCGCCCTACGGCAGCGCGCAGGCCGACCCGTACGTCTGGGGGACGGCCCGGCTGGAGGGCTACACGCCCCCGGCGGACCGCCCGTCGACCCCGGCCCGGCCCCGCATTCCCGCGGACGCCGCGCGCAGCGAGGACTCCCCCGCCGCACTCGCCCAGGCCCGCCGTACGGGTGTGCCGATCGCGGGCGGACCGCGGGTGATCAGGGGCTGA